Proteins encoded together in one Telopea speciosissima isolate NSW1024214 ecotype Mountain lineage chromosome 6, Tspe_v1, whole genome shotgun sequence window:
- the LOC122664678 gene encoding GDSL esterase/lipase At4g10955-like has product MASDRDFFSFLGPLHLSTVDWNNEHHRRSVAASLVQGVYVLERDRQQNRKGLESLASPWWEFFHFQLVLQLRDDVDSSIFGSIYEFKPPACNCHHSIQEAPRYVIAFRGTVINPNSFTQEDLRLGFLFTINGLHETSRFKVSMQAVKNKVDAAGALNIWLAGHSLGSAMAMLAGKNMAKTGVLLQTFLFNPPFSSAPIEKIEDKKLTQVIRITKSFITAGLAVAVKGHQSEDPFVVLSPWIPCLFVNPADDISSEYIGYFEHREKMEKIGAREIEELATRNSIRNLLLRKTETEPLHLLPSANLTINLSPSPDFTRAHGIRQWWRPDLHMHCKLYQYRWKWR; this is encoded by the exons ATGGCCTCTGACAGGGACTTCTTCAGCTTTTTAGGACCTTTACACCTCTCAACTGTTGATTG GAACAATGAACATCACCGTAGATCTGTTGCTGCAAGCTTGGTACAGGGTGTATATGTTTTAGAGCGAGATCGCCAGCAGAATCGTAAAGGACTTGAATCTCTTGCTTCACCCTGGTGGGAATTCTTCCATTTTCAGTTGGTTCTTCAGCTCAGGGATGATGTCGATTCCTCCATCTTTGGTTCCATTTATGAATTCAAACCTCCAGCTTGTAATTGTCACCATTCAATCCAGGAGGCCCCAAGATATGTCATTGCCTTCCGAGGCACAGTAATTAACCCAAACTCCTTCACACAAGAGGACCTCAGATTGGGTTTCCTTTTCACCATTAATGGACTCCATGAAACCTCACGCTTTAAGGTTTCAATGCAAGCTGTGAAGAACAAGGTTGATGCAGCTGGAGCTTTAAATATCTGGTTAGCTGGTCATTCTTTGGGCTCTGCCATGGCAATGCTTGCTGGCAAGAACATGGCCAAGACAGGTGTTTTACTCCAAACGTTCCTCTTTAATCCACCATTCTCATCTGCTCCAATTGAGAAAATCGAAGATAAGAAACTTACACAAGTGATACGAATCACAAAAAGTTTTATCACAGCCGGACTTGCTGTTGCTGTAAAGGGTCACCAATCAGAGGATCCCTTTGTTGTCTTGTCACCATGGATCCCCtgtttgtttgtgaatccagcAGATGACATAAGCTCAGAGTATATTGGTTATTTTGAGCACagggagaagatggagaagattgGAGCCAGGGAGATTGAAGAACTGGCTACCCGGAATTCCATAAGGAATCTTTTGTTGAGGAAGACTGAAACAGAACCTTTGCACCTCCTTCCATCTGCAAATCTTACCATAAACTTAAGCCCATCGCCAGATTTTACAAGAGCTCATGGGATTCGCCAGTGGTGGAGACCAGACCTGCATATGCACTGTAAGCTATACCAATACAGATGGAAGTGGAGGTGA